Proteins from one Candidatus Desulfovibrio trichonymphae genomic window:
- a CDS encoding OmpA family protein, which yields MKSFHLLVLATALVLGYAAVAAAAPLCNKKIESFDFVVDYSGSMMVQHKQLKQDKIIVAKTALTRVNAAIPALDYNGGLHTMSPNSTLIPQGQWDRTSLAAGIKKLRSGFQIFGRMTTMGDSIQKYEPFLSSIKRDAALILVTDGDNNRGTDLVEVARQVYASQRNLVIHIISLADTKNGEATVKAIAAMNPSSVLVRAEELATSDAAVERFVLSVFCRDADVIVLRGVNFAFNAYTLDNKAIAILNEAASLIKANPNRQVRLTGWTDYIGSDAYNQKLSQNRASAVNGYLSKQDVPSSRLTVIGKGKSYKYDNKTEEGRHMNRRTEVSFD from the coding sequence ATGAAATCTTTTCATCTTCTTGTTCTTGCTACGGCTCTTGTTTTAGGCTATGCCGCCGTCGCGGCCGCAGCCCCGTTGTGCAACAAAAAAATTGAAAGCTTTGATTTTGTCGTGGACTATTCCGGTTCCATGATGGTGCAGCACAAGCAGTTGAAACAGGATAAAATCATTGTGGCCAAAACCGCGCTCACGCGCGTCAACGCGGCCATTCCTGCGCTGGATTACAACGGCGGCCTGCACACCATGTCGCCCAACAGCACACTGATTCCCCAAGGCCAGTGGGATCGCACTTCTTTGGCGGCCGGCATCAAAAAGCTGCGTTCCGGGTTCCAAATTTTCGGACGCATGACCACAATGGGCGACAGCATCCAGAAGTATGAACCCTTTCTCTCCAGCATAAAGCGCGACGCCGCTCTCATTCTCGTGACCGACGGCGACAACAACCGCGGCACGGATCTGGTTGAAGTGGCCCGTCAGGTGTATGCGAGCCAGCGCAATCTTGTTATTCACATCATTTCTTTGGCTGACACGAAAAACGGCGAAGCCACCGTCAAGGCCATAGCGGCCATGAATCCGTCAAGCGTGCTGGTGCGCGCTGAAGAACTGGCCACAAGCGATGCCGCTGTGGAACGCTTTGTTCTTTCCGTCTTCTGCCGTGACGCGGACGTCATCGTGCTGCGTGGCGTAAACTTTGCTTTTAATGCCTACACATTGGACAACAAGGCCATCGCCATTCTGAACGAAGCCGCATCTCTCATCAAGGCCAACCCTAACAGACAGGTGCGTCTGACCGGCTGGACAGACTACATTGGATCCGACGCTTACAACCAGAAGCTCTCGCAAAACCGCGCCAGCGCCGTGAATGGCTATCTGTCCAAACAGGATGTTCCTTCAAGCCGCTTGACCGTCATCGGCAAGGGCAAATCCTACAAGTACGACAACAAGACTGAAGAAGGCCGCCACATGAACCGCCGCACCGAAGTTTCCTTCGACTAA
- a CDS encoding imidazoleglycerol-phosphate dehydratase, producing MKACKPRVSEQERESAETRVSLVLNLDGQGKTSIETGIGLLNHMLALSAFWAGMDLQIVCGGDLAVDAHHSAEDVGLTLGRALLDALGDRSGITRVGYGRVPMDEALSEVTLDLSGRPWLEWRGDDLLPPTLAGEEKDLWREFYKAFASSARCNLHVAFLYGKNGHHLLESAAKSLGLALGQAVRLQGTTIRSTKGGLD from the coding sequence ATGAAGGCCTGCAAACCCCGTGTATCCGAGCAAGAGCGCGAGAGCGCCGAGACCCGTGTTTCCCTTGTCCTGAATCTGGACGGACAGGGTAAGACAAGCATTGAGACCGGCATCGGCCTGCTCAATCACATGCTTGCCCTGAGCGCCTTTTGGGCCGGCATGGATTTACAGATTGTCTGCGGAGGCGATCTGGCGGTGGACGCACACCACAGCGCCGAAGACGTGGGCCTGACGCTCGGCCGCGCCCTGCTGGACGCGCTGGGCGACAGGAGCGGCATTACGCGTGTGGGCTATGGCCGTGTGCCTATGGATGAGGCGTTGAGTGAAGTCACGCTGGATCTTTCCGGACGGCCTTGGCTGGAATGGCGCGGAGACGACCTTCTGCCGCCAACGCTCGCCGGAGAGGAAAAAGACCTCTGGCGGGAATTTTACAAGGCGTTTGCGAGCAGTGCGCGCTGCAATCTGCACGTTGCGTTTTTGTATGGAAAAAATGGCCACCACCTGCTGGAATCAGCGGCGAAGAGCCTTGGTCTCGCCCTTGGGCAGGCCGTGCGGCTGCAAGGCACAACCATCCGAAGCACCAAGGGAGGTCTTGACTGA
- the guaB gene encoding IMP dehydrogenase has translation MFTNRGKALTFDDILLVPRHSEITPDAVDINTWLTPSIPLRIPLLSAAMDTVTESAMAISMARMGGIGIIHKNMSVEKQRIEVERVKKSESGMILDPVTIASHSSVQEALEVMADFHISGLPVVDDDCLVGILTNRDVRFVEDAQAVRVADVMTSSKLVTVPMGTSLENAKRHLHEHRIEKLLVVDENKRLRGLITMKDIDKVQKYPNACKDDKGRLRVGAAIGIGRDSEQRAGQLLEAGADVLVLDSAHGHSLNVLNAIRAVKASFPRCELVAGNVATYEGARAILEAGADSVKVGIGPGSICTTRIVAGVGVPQVTAVMDASRAAREMNCCCVADGGVKFSGDIVKALVMGAHSVMIGSLFAGTEESPGEIILYQGRTYKIYRGMGSIDAMKEGSSDRYFQERSKKLVPEGIVGRVPYRGPVMEAVYQLTGGLRSGMGYVGAKNLEDLFHNTTFCEISAAGLRESHVHDVIITKEAPNYRIDN, from the coding sequence ATGTTTACAAATCGCGGCAAGGCGCTGACCTTTGACGATATTCTGCTTGTCCCAAGGCATTCTGAAATAACTCCCGACGCGGTGGACATCAACACTTGGCTCACCCCTTCCATTCCGTTGCGCATTCCGCTGCTCTCCGCCGCCATGGACACCGTGACGGAATCGGCCATGGCTATCTCTATGGCGCGCATGGGAGGTATAGGCATCATTCATAAAAATATGTCTGTGGAAAAACAGCGGATTGAAGTCGAACGGGTGAAAAAAAGCGAAAGCGGCATGATTCTTGACCCGGTGACGATTGCTTCGCACAGCTCCGTTCAAGAGGCGCTGGAAGTCATGGCCGATTTCCACATTTCCGGCCTGCCCGTGGTGGACGATGACTGCCTTGTGGGCATTCTCACAAACAGGGACGTCCGTTTTGTGGAAGACGCCCAGGCAGTGCGTGTGGCCGACGTAATGACCAGTTCCAAACTTGTCACCGTGCCTATGGGCACCTCGCTGGAAAACGCCAAGCGCCACCTGCACGAACACCGCATAGAAAAACTGCTTGTCGTGGATGAAAACAAGCGCCTGCGCGGCCTGATCACAATGAAAGACATAGACAAGGTGCAAAAATACCCCAACGCTTGCAAAGACGACAAGGGCCGCCTGCGCGTCGGTGCCGCCATAGGCATCGGCAGGGACAGTGAACAGCGGGCCGGACAGCTTCTGGAAGCCGGGGCCGACGTACTGGTGCTTGATTCCGCCCACGGGCATTCCCTGAATGTGCTGAACGCCATCCGCGCTGTCAAGGCGAGCTTTCCCCGTTGCGAGCTTGTCGCAGGTAATGTGGCAACGTATGAAGGCGCGCGCGCCATTTTAGAGGCCGGGGCCGACAGCGTGAAAGTGGGCATCGGGCCAGGCTCCATCTGCACAACGCGCATTGTGGCCGGCGTGGGCGTGCCGCAGGTAACGGCAGTGATGGACGCAAGCCGCGCCGCGCGAGAGATGAACTGCTGCTGCGTGGCTGACGGCGGCGTCAAGTTTTCCGGCGATATTGTCAAGGCACTGGTCATGGGCGCGCATTCGGTGATGATAGGCTCGCTGTTTGCCGGCACAGAAGAGAGCCCCGGCGAAATCATTCTCTACCAAGGGCGCACCTATAAAATTTATCGCGGCATGGGCTCCATTGACGCCATGAAAGAGGGAAGCAGCGACCGTTACTTTCAGGAACGCAGCAAAAAGCTGGTGCCTGAAGGCATTGTGGGCCGCGTGCCTTACCGTGGGCCGGTTATGGAAGCCGTGTATCAGCTGACGGGCGGCCTCAGGTCCGGTATGGGCTATGTGGGGGCAAAAAATCTGGAAGACCTTTTCCACAACACCACGTTCTGCGAAATTTCCGCCGCAGGCTTGCGGGAAAGCCACGTCCACGACGTCATCATCACTAAGGAAGCCCCCAATTACCGCATAGACAACTAG
- a CDS encoding translation initiation factor 2, translating into MRNFLFLILLSFALVTGCVSSGANDADAPKTAAALGSAAVKPTPAPETPPKAHKATKTSAKTEAEIRAALEVTAHKLTAQAARTVMPHKSSKEVKMEGEEYVAAYIEVDIVNVAMEMRPGTNAGHYVGAIRYQENIYECRGPNKNAALSAPCKQVGKRNITELINFDGKTWQF; encoded by the coding sequence ATGCGCAATTTTCTATTTCTGATTCTTCTCAGCTTTGCTCTTGTGACCGGCTGTGTCTCTTCCGGCGCCAATGACGCTGACGCACCAAAAACTGCCGCAGCGCTGGGCAGCGCTGCGGTAAAACCCACGCCGGCGCCCGAAACACCCCCAAAAGCCCACAAAGCCACAAAAACGTCTGCCAAAACAGAGGCGGAAATTCGTGCCGCTCTAGAAGTGACGGCACACAAGCTGACAGCCCAGGCGGCCAGAACCGTCATGCCCCACAAATCTTCCAAAGAAGTAAAGATGGAGGGCGAAGAGTATGTGGCCGCTTATATTGAAGTGGACATTGTAAACGTCGCCATGGAAATGCGCCCCGGAACGAACGCCGGGCATTATGTGGGCGCCATACGGTATCAGGAGAACATATACGAATGCCGCGGCCCCAATAAAAATGCAGCCCTTTCCGCGCCCTGCAAACAGGTGGGTAAGCGCAACATCACAGAACTGATCAACTTTGACGGCAAAACCTGGCAATTCTAG
- the tatC gene encoding twin-arginine translocase subunit TatC, whose amino-acid sequence MTLMEHLFELRVRLVRCCIAVGLAFFVCWSVVNPIFDTLVNPLLAVLPANSTAIYTTLPEGFFTRMFIAFVGSLFLASPVIFYQMWCFIAPGLYDEEKRFIIPIALVSAFFFTAGGSFCYFVVFPYAFSFFVGFSTESIVIMPKISDYLDFVLKLILAFGLIFEMPLFAFFLARMGLVTAVIMRKVRRYAVLTIFIVAAILTPPDVVSQLLMVCPMLMLYEVSILVASAFGRGGVKSNAGEDKAEEKQYSRSRRLRPL is encoded by the coding sequence ATGACCCTTATGGAACATCTCTTCGAGTTGCGCGTGCGTCTTGTGCGCTGCTGCATTGCCGTGGGGCTTGCCTTTTTTGTCTGCTGGTCGGTGGTGAACCCCATTTTCGACACGCTGGTCAACCCGCTGTTGGCCGTTTTGCCGGCCAATTCCACAGCCATATACACCACGCTACCGGAGGGCTTTTTCACGCGCATGTTCATTGCCTTTGTGGGCAGCCTGTTTCTGGCCAGCCCAGTCATTTTTTACCAGATGTGGTGTTTTATCGCGCCGGGGCTGTACGATGAGGAAAAACGCTTCATCATCCCCATCGCCTTGGTTTCCGCCTTCTTCTTTACCGCCGGGGGATCGTTCTGCTATTTTGTGGTTTTTCCCTATGCATTCAGTTTTTTTGTGGGCTTTTCCACAGAATCCATTGTGATTATGCCGAAAATCAGCGACTATCTGGACTTTGTGCTCAAACTGATTTTGGCCTTCGGCCTGATTTTTGAAATGCCGCTTTTCGCCTTTTTCTTGGCACGCATGGGTCTGGTCACAGCGGTCATAATGCGCAAAGTCAGGCGGTACGCCGTGCTGACCATTTTTATCGTTGCCGCCATTTTAACCCCGCCGGACGTGGTTTCTCAACTACTGATGGTTTGTCCCATGCTTATGTTGTATGAGGTGAGCATACTTGTGGCATCCGCCTTCGGCCGTGGCGGCGTAAAGTCGAATGCCGGAGAAGACAAAGCGGAAGAGAAGCAATATAGCCGATCCCGGCGGCTGCGGCCGTTATGA
- the thrB gene encoding homoserine kinase, which produces MPIDSLITAPRKLAPCIVLIGMAGAGKSTVGEAIARALDWAFLDSDSIIEAIYGARLQTIADALGKDAFIDAECEIIRSLRINRTVIATGGSVVYRDAAMRHLTALGPLVYLDAPFVVIEKRVAAKPDRGLAIAPGESLADLFYERADLYNAWAPFHCAVHADSPGECARRIIRDLPPEVVRG; this is translated from the coding sequence ATGCCGATAGACTCATTGATAACTGCGCCGCGCAAGCTCGCACCCTGTATTGTCCTCATCGGGATGGCAGGTGCCGGTAAATCTACTGTGGGGGAGGCGATCGCGCGTGCGCTGGACTGGGCTTTTCTGGACAGCGACTCCATAATAGAAGCTATATACGGCGCGCGGCTGCAGACAATAGCCGATGCGCTCGGCAAGGACGCCTTTATTGACGCCGAATGCGAGATAATCCGCTCTCTGCGTATTAACCGCACCGTCATCGCCACCGGCGGCAGCGTGGTTTACAGAGATGCCGCCATGCGCCACCTGACTGCTCTCGGGCCGCTTGTGTATCTTGACGCGCCCTTTGTCGTCATAGAAAAACGCGTTGCTGCCAAACCCGACCGCGGACTCGCTATTGCGCCGGGAGAGTCGCTGGCCGACCTTTTTTATGAACGCGCAGATCTGTATAACGCTTGGGCGCCGTTTCACTGCGCAGTGCATGCAGACAGCCCCGGGGAATGCGCCAGGCGCATTATCAGGGATCTGCCTCCGGAAGTGGTGCGGGGATAG
- the guaA gene encoding glutamine-hydrolyzing GMP synthase codes for MPHSKVVIIDYGSQVTQLIARRVREAGVYSEIHSCVTGATEVAAMKPTAIILSGGPASVGEEAAPVFDPGLLALNVPILGICYGMQLLAQHLGGELVISLTREYGPADMHFKAPCALWDGISVASSTRVWMSHGDKVLVPPPGFVVTGSTSTLEVAAIADENRKIYAVQFHPEVHHSADGDRMLRNFLFRAARLVPDWTMASFVDSVVREMAERVGDRHVICALSGGIDSTVAAVLLNRAIGNRLHCIFVDNGLLRLGEGKEIIAYLCGHFDINLTFVQAQERFLSRLKGVKEPEQKRKIIGRAFIEIFDEEARKLPKADFLAQGTLYPDVIESVSRKGPSAVIKSHHNVGGLPETMKLKLIEPLRELFKDEVRRVAAELGMPDFIVHRHPFPGPGLAIRVLGEVTEERLAVLRRADDIVQQELRDSGWYRKVWQGFAVLLPLRTVGVMGDGRTYEHVVALRVVDSVDAMTADWARLPPELIGRISSRIINEVKGINRVVYDVSPKPPSTIEWE; via the coding sequence ATGCCCCACAGCAAAGTTGTTATTATCGACTACGGTTCCCAAGTCACCCAGCTTATCGCCCGTAGGGTGCGTGAGGCCGGGGTGTATTCCGAGATACATTCCTGCGTGACAGGTGCAACGGAAGTGGCCGCGATGAAGCCCACCGCCATTATCCTGTCCGGCGGGCCAGCCAGCGTGGGGGAAGAAGCCGCCCCCGTGTTTGACCCTGGCCTGCTCGCGCTGAATGTGCCCATTCTCGGCATTTGCTACGGCATGCAGCTCCTGGCGCAACATCTGGGGGGCGAACTGGTCATATCCCTGACAAGGGAGTACGGTCCGGCGGACATGCATTTTAAAGCGCCCTGCGCGCTTTGGGATGGGATCAGCGTCGCCAGTTCCACCCGTGTCTGGATGAGCCACGGCGACAAGGTGCTTGTGCCGCCGCCTGGCTTTGTGGTGACGGGCAGTACGTCCACACTGGAAGTCGCGGCCATCGCCGACGAGAACCGCAAAATTTACGCCGTGCAGTTTCATCCTGAAGTGCACCACAGTGCTGACGGCGATCGCATGTTGCGTAATTTCCTATTCCGGGCGGCACGGCTCGTACCGGACTGGACAATGGCTTCTTTTGTGGACAGTGTCGTCAGGGAAATGGCTGAACGCGTCGGCGACAGGCATGTGATCTGCGCTCTTTCCGGCGGCATCGACTCCACAGTGGCGGCTGTGCTGCTCAACCGCGCTATAGGCAACCGGCTGCACTGCATTTTTGTGGACAACGGGCTCTTGCGCCTTGGCGAAGGCAAGGAAATCATTGCTTACCTGTGCGGGCATTTTGACATAAATCTCACTTTTGTGCAGGCGCAGGAGCGCTTTCTCTCCCGTCTGAAAGGAGTGAAAGAGCCGGAGCAAAAGCGTAAAATCATCGGCCGTGCTTTTATTGAAATTTTTGACGAGGAAGCCAGAAAACTGCCGAAGGCGGATTTTCTGGCGCAGGGCACACTGTACCCGGATGTTATTGAATCCGTGTCGCGTAAGGGGCCAAGCGCGGTTATCAAAAGCCACCATAACGTCGGCGGCCTGCCAGAAACCATGAAGCTCAAACTTATTGAGCCACTGCGCGAACTTTTCAAGGACGAGGTGCGCAGGGTGGCGGCGGAACTCGGCATGCCGGACTTTATCGTCCATCGGCATCCCTTCCCCGGTCCTGGCCTTGCCATTCGCGTGCTCGGCGAAGTGACGGAAGAGCGTCTTGCCGTGCTGCGCCGCGCGGACGACATCGTGCAGCAGGAACTGCGCGACTCAGGCTGGTACCGTAAGGTCTGGCAGGGCTTTGCCGTACTTTTGCCCCTGCGCACGGTGGGCGTTATGGGCGATGGCCGTACGTATGAGCATGTTGTGGCCCTGCGCGTGGTAGACAGCGTGGACGCCATGACGGCGGACTGGGCGCGCCTGCCGCCGGAGCTTATTGGGCGCATTTCATCAAGAATCATCAATGAGGTCAAGGGGATCAACCGTGTTGTCTATGACGTGTCCCCCAAGCCACCAAGCACTATCGAGTGGGAGTGA
- a CDS encoding twin-arginine translocase TatA/TatE family subunit has translation MFGIGSTEFLVILVVALIVLGPQSLAGISRSLGKALGEFRRVSTDFQRTLNAEAAEAEEMQRKKESAAASVAEPLAGSPLAEVLAKADLEANTNRPSAGGDGTA, from the coding sequence ATGTTCGGTATAGGCAGCACGGAATTTCTTGTCATTCTTGTTGTGGCGCTGATTGTGCTCGGCCCGCAAAGCCTTGCCGGCATTTCCCGCTCTTTGGGCAAGGCCTTGGGTGAATTCCGTCGCGTCTCCACAGATTTTCAGCGCACGCTCAATGCCGAGGCGGCAGAGGCAGAAGAGATGCAGCGTAAAAAAGAAAGCGCTGCCGCGTCCGTCGCGGAGCCGCTGGCAGGCAGCCCGCTCGCTGAAGTCCTTGCAAAAGCAGACCTGGAAGCGAACACGAATCGCCCTTCCGCAGGCGGCGACGGCACAGCATGA